In the genome of Epinephelus moara isolate mb chromosome 14, YSFRI_EMoa_1.0, whole genome shotgun sequence, the window GGAGGAGAAATTAATACAGAATCCGCATAGTCCAGCGGGTATGTCCTCTCTCCCTATGTGCTTCAGCTTTCCCCATTTCCAGAGCAAGTAGATACTCTACCTTGTGCTGACATATTTGCTCCCGCAGCcattctgtatcatagcaaccaggcgcaaccaaagcatctcagctgaaaaaaactCTGCGCTCCAGATTTTGCCTTGTTGCCCTTGTGTGTTCTGCATTTAACACTGATCAAGTTTTGCCCGGAAGCTAACATTAACAAACACTTTCCTACCATGAAACACTGTAAGAGAATGGCTGAAAACCCATTAACAGTATACAAGACAAATCACCACGACAGAGGCTGTTACATTCAGATCTATTGCAAGTGCCGAAAGAATCAAGGGGAGTTAGATTAACTACACATGCTCAGGGTTAATGTTAGTGTCGTATAAATCACAAACTCATAacagtcagtgggttttttctctctctcggatgatagacagcaggttgtcagtGTACCctcgagtcatcctaaaatatgcctcaaaatggccatcatggaggagaagctcctggaccaactggtggttctccccatgatccaccctcttttagggtctcatgtacccacacagatctctttTTCCCcgtgaacaaaaaaaatatttgcttgtgttttgacAGCAGCTCAAAAACTGTGAATACTATACTGTATATGCTAAAATACAATGTAGagtttaatattttatgtgtctcctttttatttctgtgcagGAGGCTGTTTCAGCCACAGCAGAACCTCCTCACCGTCCCAGAGGCCCAGGTCAGTCCACTACGAGACACCCCCAACTCCTCCCCAGCGCACCGTCCAAAACCTTCCCTCCCAGAGGAATACACCGACCCTTTGGCGAGTAAGAAGCCCAGGATATCGCACTTATCAAGGAAAACAGCCAGCGACACGTCAAGAGCGAGGCCGTCGGAACAAGCGGCCCTTAAAGATGTCACAGAAGCGGCGGGGGACGGCGAGCAAAAGAACTCGCTTGATCCTGGAAAGCTTTTTGACTCCTTGTCAGCGGTCTGCGAGCGGGAGGCAGAAGTGGCCGAGAGGCTAGAACCAACTCCCTGCGCTCAGGAGCCCACGGTCACGACAGACCCCCCTCAACCCAACTCTGATCGCCCTCCGTCACCGCTGATAGTGCCTGATctgaaaagacacacaaacaaaaggaaaaagagcaaacacaaacacaaagatcaTGTAAGAGAAATGCTTGTTCTTTAGTTTATGGTTTTCCCATTTTACGTGATGCATTGGTAACTgggttttgtgtttcttgttcAAGGAGAAGGACAGGTGGAGAGacaggaaagagaggagaaaagaccACAGTTCAGAGGATACGAACAATAAAGTCTCTAAGGACGGCATAGGTGAGTGCTGTCAGCTGTTGACTGGTGACTTTACGTTTtgatttttcagtattttcaaATAGTTTAATGccgtttcttttttcttcagaGTCAAGTTTGTTTGACTCTGGTGTGCTTAAAGCTGACAAAGATGCACCAGACTATCTAACGTAAGTAAACCTGTTATTGGTTCACAGTACAATAtctgacatcacagatttggTTATCAGggttgtgtatgtgtttctCTGACCTTGatctcaaaaccacaaatgttttctttgtgttctgTAGATGTAGGTTTACTGATCTGATCACAGTGTCCCTGTATGTTCTCTGCACAGGAAGTACACAGCGATCCGCAGCCATGAGCAGAGGCAGTGCTACAAGCAGGACTTTAACACTGAGTACAGCGAGTACAGAGATTTACACGCTCGTATTGACGGAGTCACGCGGCAGTTCATGGAGCTGGACACGCAGCGCAAAAGGCTACACCATGAATCACATAAATacaaggtaaaataaaaaaccaCGAAGACATCCAACATTTAACTTTGTGACTACTGTCAAATTACGTGAAGGGGGGTCCATCTGCATTCTTTTCTGGGTACTCCAAATGGAAACCCCCCTCTCTGCTCTTAGTAAACAGAAGTGAGGTAGGTAAGAGTGGTGGGAGCTAATAATTATACTAACTGAAAGGGTTAGTTTGAatgtttttgaagtggggttggaTGAGGTAGACCTATCCATAGTCAGTCTAaaattttcactgctttaccctgccgtcagacagctctttccaatggagaactgaagctgttatatcactctcttcaaagccaccaggctccttttgacaaaaacagtcattttacctggCAGAACACGGGAGTTGCTGGAATACTGCTGCctcaatttgtttgtttgtggttttaATTATGCCTCTGGCCGGTGATAGCCAAGGCTGATATcgcaagaacaccttgaggaaatttcttcaaatttggcacaaacatccacttaatGATGAGCATATTAGATTTTCGTGGTCAACGGTCAggctcactgtgaccttgcatttgtcTTATTCTCAtaaatgcgatatctcaagaaggcctttcGGGAATTCTTTCAGATTTGGCACTAACATCAACTTGGATTCAACGATAATCTCATTAgcttttggtggtcaaaggtcaaggtcactgtggcctcatgtttttctcattctcgttaaacacaatatctcaaaaaggtgttgagggaattccttcaattttggcacaaacgtccactttgactcacaagattccacagcagtacattgctaaCCTACTGTATGGCTAAAGGGGTTAAGCGCAGTTTGGACCAATGATTCGCAAGATGACAAAACCATTTGAGAACGTCGTAGAGAAAAGTTGCGGCGGTGTAAACTGGCCATCAAgcctcaagccggctgatggtgtcacctgcaacccGGCTAGCAAATCgctggcagctggttttagaatgtaagGCGTGTcgcctgtttctacagccaatcgaCTTGTAGTGAAATCCACTGTTTCAACATGTCTtatcgcaaatctttggtcagAACTGGGCGAATACAGCTAATGTGGAAGATTGATAACACACATTTCTCAAAGGAGGCTTGGCTCAGTTACAAAGAGGCACATTATGCGGGCTAGGGGGTTTAGTAGCAACGTCATCATGCGGAAACCTACGTCAGGTCACGTGTAAATACTCTATAAGAACggcttgggaaaaaaaagcattatgatgctaaaacatacatatttcaACCAAGATTTGAATGTTCACACAATGTTCAAACACTACTGGGAAGATGCAGAATGATAACCCTCAAAACTATAAATTATGGACCTGCACCTCAAGTCATAGATTCTTCTTCCAAAGAGATACTCTGCATGAAATCTAAGTTCAGAATAACACTCATTCCCTTCGTGTTTCAGTCTTCCTTTTATAAAAATGCGAATTTGTAAATCCACACATTTCTGTTATAGGCTCTGTAGTTGCACCAGAGGTAGCAAATAAAGTCACATGTCTGCAAAATAATCACTGTTATTAACATACTGTGTAGAGGTGAATCCATACACAAACTCCACAGCACgataaaacagttttggtgtCACAGTTTAATACCTTTTTTGAAAGAACACGaaagaaatgaagaaaacatttttgccaTTTAATCTGAAAACGTGACCTTAACACATTTCCTTccttgcaaaacatttttttaagcagaAGTCATTCAGCAAActttaacaaacaaacacaatggaggttatttatttatctgtgcgTATTAATGAATTCTTGTTTCTCTCCTTTAGACGCTTCATAATCAAATTGTTCAAGAGTATCGCAAAATTAAAAAGGTAAATTTCTTTTCTCAAGATTGCTTCATGGGGCAACTCCACTCCTGTCTTTGCTTCTAAATAACCAAGTCTTTTATTTGTCCCTGTAGTCCAACCCCAACTACAATCAGGACAAGATGCGCTGTGAATATCTGCACAACAAACTGGCCCACATCAAGATGCTCATATCAGAGTACGACCAACAACAGCTCTGATTGTGAGACCAACGATCTTAGACGAGCACAATAATCCCCCTGAGGCTGGGGAGGTTCACGCTGCTGAGCTGAATGCCATCGAGCTGGAAGTCTATGGTCTTCATGGCTAAACGTGGTCTCACAGGACctgctggaaatgtcactgAGGGCGGGAGTCATTTGTGAAGAGAGGCCGTGGTATGCTGGGAAAAGCAGACCTATAATATGAGATCTTTTCTTAGAAGATGCGACAtcatctttgaaaaaaaaaaaaaaaaagttggaccAGTACAGTGACACGATACTGCCAAGGACACAAGGAGAAACATTACTTTTACAAAGAAGTTTAAActaaactctttaaaaatacagatgcaCACACGTGGAGATGCGGTGCTAAGAAAACATTTGTAGATTTCCATCCTCCATCACACACTTCAGCTTTGTTTGGGTATTTGCTTATGTGTTCTGTTCGCCAAGTCAGCATTAACGTTTGAGCCGGAAGCATGATAACCGCACGCTGTACATACCCAGACGGCTCGTATGGCAGCTGGGAGGCAGATGTGCACATCCTGAGAAGATATCTGTTTGTTGGGTTCGGTGAATTGAGACTGTATCAGTGTTGTTGTGTCAGTTCTGCTCGGATCAGGCCCGATCTGCTCCGTGATGATTCCTCAAAGTATTGCCAGTGCCTGAAATGGTTTCCAGTTCTGGGCTCATAGTATTCCACTGGTGTTCTCCCTCATGTGGCTTTCCTGGGTGTTGAAGACAGTATGAACCATTGATAGCACTATATGAAGTTGTAATCAGGGACTTTACAGTATGAGTAACTGTTTATAATTATCAGAGTTCAGAAAGTTACGGAGTCGTTGTTACTGTTCGCTGAGACGGTGAAGAGCTGAGAAACAAAGACTTTGTTGCATGCTGTGTACTTTACAGAATGCATGCGGAATAAATCAGGCGTTTTGTCAGAGTTTCAAATAAAttcatttgtattcattttgtttgatcTTTTTCCTTATTTATAATGTTTGTCACGTACAAACCCGACTCCAAAAAAGTCTGGATGCTGTGTAAAAGGTACATAAAATCCTTTTTTGACCTATAGTGGGGGATAGAAGTATTAAACATTTAATGCAGCTATTCGCATGAAATTACACCAGATATTGGTGTTAACTCAATAAAATTACACTGATAAAGAAATCATGTTTTAAcccttaaaaataaagtggacTGACAATAAAAAAGGACTGAACATGctaactgaaatgtttttaatactTGGAGAAGCCTTTGTTTGCGACGCCAGCTCCAAGATGCTTCCTGTCTGAACAAACTAATCTCTCACATTGTTCAGGCTGGAGTTTGGCCCACTCTTCCACACAGACAGTCTTTGACTGTTGAAGATTTTGGCAGGCCTGTTTGTGAATCTTGAGAAAGAAATCCATCTTTCAGAACTTCCCAAATGCTCACTGAGTGTTGTTTAAAGAAAGATGGTCTAACACTGGTAATAATGCCCCTGCCCAACTGTTTTGGAAAGTGGTGCAAGCAAAATGAGTGCATATTCTCATTTTGAACATTAATATGGAGGTTGTACAAGGCTGGTCAAAAATCTCATGCAGTTATTGACACTGTGAAACAAGTATTAATCTCGTCCAGTCAGGCATCTctagcagacaaaaaaaagaggttTTCTGACATGTAATGTTTGCcagacatttttaatgtattttatttaaacgccgttttatatttctgttttagATTATTTAAAGTGCTTAAAAGTTGTAATTTAATTTCGTCTTTGGTGAGCTGAGCTTCATTGGCTAAAGATGTTTGCTCACACAAGGAATTTGGTTCCAGGAGCTCTCAGTATATATAATGCTGAGAGCAAATGGCGGACAACAAAACTACTACTACCACCACCAAGAAgtagaaggaggaagaggaagaaaaagaggaaggaggaggaagaaggaggaagaggaaggaggagaggaagaagattGGGAAGAAGGAGTAAGAGGAAGAA includes:
- the LOC126400715 gene encoding RNA polymerase II elongation factor ELL-like; amino-acid sequence: MSELKESQCYGLSSGKLNRGGNVSVFHVKLTDSAARAIGSFQNGKGRSSHPTISFNGNKGRITIPCSENRDELRIFTFGVTNVARDNPHGSFDCIQQLSTGAAEELSCLGVIQKKMTVNATDDSYDKARQSMAQAEEETRSRGAIVIKHGGRFQGKKVTVRAPAPALASLTKPRHSSQSLLSKVKKGVGVSKPKKGACASHRRSVGDVQERPLRERVTHLLALRPYKRPELILRLQKDGLTAGEKDMLNSVLMEVGQLNSRDNTYVLKDGLYKDLQKDWPGYTVGDQQLLKRILVRRLFQPQQNLLTVPEAQVSPLRDTPNSSPAHRPKPSLPEEYTDPLASKKPRISHLSRKTASDTSRARPSEQAALKDVTEAAGDGEQKNSLDPGKLFDSLSAVCEREAEVAERLEPTPCAQEPTVTTDPPQPNSDRPPSPLIVPDLKRHTNKRKKSKHKHKDHEKDRWRDRKERRKDHSSEDTNNKVSKDGIESSLFDSGVLKADKDAPDYLTKYTAIRSHEQRQCYKQDFNTEYSEYRDLHARIDGVTRQFMELDTQRKRLHHESHKYKTLHNQIVQEYRKIKKSNPNYNQDKMRCEYLHNKLAHIKMLISEYDQQQL